From the genome of Alphaproteobacteria bacterium, one region includes:
- the gpt gene encoding xanthine phosphoribosyltransferase: MAPQTPPQHSFPVSWDELHRDTKALAWRLADLPPFEAIVAIARGGLVPAAIVARELGVRLVDTVCIASYDDRTQGRANILKGLDGQGKDGQGKGVLVVDDLVDTGVTARIVRAMLPEAHIATVYAKPAGRPEVDTFVTLVSQDTWIVFPWDVGDPVRPGG; the protein is encoded by the coding sequence ATGGCGCCTCAAACCCCACCCCAGCATTCCTTCCCCGTCTCGTGGGACGAGTTGCACCGCGATACCAAGGCGCTGGCCTGGCGCCTGGCCGACCTGCCGCCGTTCGAGGCCATCGTCGCCATCGCCCGCGGCGGGCTGGTGCCGGCGGCCATCGTCGCGCGGGAGCTGGGGGTGCGGCTGGTGGATACTGTCTGCATCGCCAGCTATGACGACCGCACCCAGGGCCGTGCCAACATCCTCAAGGGTCTGGACGGGCAGGGCAAGGACGGGCAGGGCAAGGGCGTGCTGGTGGTGGATGACCTGGTCGACACCGGCGTGACCGCGCGCATCGTGCGCGCCATGCTGCCGGAGGCGCATATCGCCACCGTCTATGCCAAGCCCGCCGGGCGGCCGGAGGTCGACACCTTCGTGACGCTGGTAAGCCAGGACACCTGGATCGTGTTCCCGTGGGATGTGGGCGACCCGGTCCGGCCGGGCGGATAG
- a CDS encoding helix-turn-helix transcriptional regulator, with amino-acid sequence MSLPAFEPTEADANADPNLDEMTESARNAARFLKALAHEGRLLILCHLASGEKSVTDLEGFLSARQAAVSQQLARLRMDGLVAFRREGKTIYYRLADDRARRMVETLYDMFCAPQEG; translated from the coding sequence ATGTCGTTGCCCGCGTTTGAACCCACAGAGGCGGATGCCAATGCGGACCCCAACCTGGACGAGATGACCGAGAGCGCGCGCAACGCGGCCCGGTTCCTGAAAGCCCTGGCGCACGAGGGGCGGCTGCTGATTCTCTGCCACCTGGCATCGGGCGAGAAATCCGTGACCGACCTGGAAGGTTTCCTCTCTGCCCGCCAGGCGGCGGTGTCCCAGCAACTCGCCCGCTTGCGCATGGATGGGCTGGTCGCGTTTCGCCGCGAGGGCAAGACCATTTATTACCGGCTGGCGGACGACCGCGCACGGCGCATGGTCGAAACCCTCTATGACATGTTCTGCGCCCCGCAGGAGGGGTAG
- a CDS encoding FAD-dependent monooxygenase codes for MTHIVIVGAGIGGTAAALALLKHGFAVTLLEQASTFGEVGAGVQMSPNANRVIDALGRLDAVMAVAMHPDAAIATAWNTGEHLRVIPYGEHVLRRWGYPYVHLYRPDLIAALSDGLPPGVARMGAKVVRVREEAGRVGAELADGTVVWGDVLVGADGIHSTVQKHLHGDQPARFTGNMAWRGLCPGEAARTMGAPVVSGVCWGPGSHFVNYYVGARGGEALFMNWVGVVPHDGSAIESWSAEGRIADALGDFAGWHRRITDIISATPRAMKWALHDRDPLPFWSRGRVTLLGDACHPMLPFMAQGAAQSIEDGYVLARCLAEVPDPAEALQRYQRNRMERTAWVQEGSRRNERVFHLSDPQAVAERNARLKAEVETNPDGVSADQSRLFGHDVVAGPLAP; via the coding sequence ATGACCCATATCGTAATTGTCGGCGCCGGCATTGGCGGCACCGCCGCTGCCCTCGCCCTGCTGAAGCACGGTTTCGCCGTGACGCTGCTGGAGCAGGCCAGCACCTTCGGCGAGGTCGGCGCCGGCGTGCAGATGAGCCCCAACGCCAACCGCGTCATCGACGCTCTGGGCCGGCTGGATGCGGTGATGGCCGTCGCCATGCATCCCGACGCCGCCATCGCCACGGCCTGGAACACCGGCGAGCATCTGCGGGTCATCCCCTATGGCGAGCATGTGCTGCGCCGCTGGGGCTATCCCTATGTCCATCTCTACCGCCCGGATCTGATCGCCGCCCTCAGCGATGGCCTGCCGCCGGGCGTCGCGCGCATGGGCGCCAAGGTGGTCCGCGTGCGCGAGGAAGCCGGCCGGGTCGGCGCGGAACTGGCGGACGGCACGGTGGTCTGGGGCGACGTGCTAGTCGGCGCCGACGGCATTCACTCCACGGTGCAGAAGCATTTGCACGGCGACCAGCCGGCACGGTTCACCGGCAATATGGCCTGGCGCGGACTCTGCCCCGGCGAGGCGGCGCGGACCATGGGCGCGCCGGTGGTCTCCGGCGTGTGCTGGGGGCCGGGCAGCCATTTCGTCAACTATTACGTGGGCGCCCGTGGCGGCGAGGCGTTGTTCATGAACTGGGTCGGCGTGGTGCCGCACGACGGCTCCGCCATCGAAAGCTGGTCGGCGGAAGGGCGGATCGCCGACGCGCTCGGCGACTTTGCCGGCTGGCACCGGCGCATCACCGACATCATTTCCGCCACGCCGCGGGCGATGAAATGGGCGCTGCACGACCGCGACCCGTTGCCGTTCTGGAGCCGCGGCCGGGTCACGCTGCTGGGCGATGCCTGTCACCCCATGCTGCCCTTTATGGCCCAGGGCGCGGCCCAGAGCATCGAGGACGGCTATGTGCTGGCCCGCTGCCTGGCCGAGGTACCGGATCCGGCCGAAGCGCTGCAACGCTATCAGCGCAACCGCATGGAGCGCACCGCCTGGGTGCAGGAGGGTTCGCGCCGCAACGAGCGCGTTTTCCATCTGAGCGACCCGCAGGCGGTGGCCGAGCGCAATGCGCGGTTGAAGGCGGAGGTGGAGACCAACCCGGACGGCGTCTCCGCCGACCAGTCGCGCCTGTTCGGCCACGACGTGGTGGCGGGCCCGCTGGCGCCGTGA
- a CDS encoding FAD-dependent monooxygenase, producing the protein MAAPVLIAGGGPVGMTCALALAQHGVPVALFERNPETTRHPKMDITNGRSLELFRRLGVAERLRAVAVPPDHPLDVSWVTSMAGHELHRFPYAAPNEQRAAFAAANDGRQPLEPAMRVSQVVIEPVLKAAVLAEPLIASHWGAAVEDVAQDAAGVTLTVRDRASDAVRQVRGRYLVGCDGGGSAVRRALGLAVEGQHAVANRFMIHFRSRARAVLQRFGIAWHYQSPRGTLIAQDDDAVYTLHARFPDGTDTAHVDPLPTLFAALGTEIDAEILVANPWTPHLLLAERYREGRVFLAGDAAHQYIPTGGYGMNTGIGDAIAIAWMLAGAVQGWGGPALLDAYDAERRPIGRINRDWSERHTGVRLDIASAYAAHPDADRDPAERQALANAIAAAGNLENEAFGLEFAYRYDASPLVAPLLEREPGPAPPADVRAIPAMAWPGMRAPHLFDDAGRAIFDRLAVNGLTLLRFNGRGDPAPVRDAARRLGVPLHLVEVQSERARQVYGADLALIRPDQHLAWRGNEADGQALAIACGRAPNGGTEGAPNA; encoded by the coding sequence ATGGCCGCGCCGGTGCTGATCGCCGGCGGCGGGCCGGTGGGTATGACCTGTGCGCTGGCGCTGGCGCAGCATGGCGTGCCCGTCGCGCTGTTCGAGCGCAACCCGGAGACGACGCGCCATCCGAAGATGGACATCACCAATGGCCGCTCGCTGGAACTGTTCCGGCGCCTGGGCGTGGCCGAGCGGCTGCGTGCGGTGGCGGTGCCGCCGGATCATCCGCTGGATGTGTCCTGGGTGACCAGCATGGCGGGGCACGAACTGCACCGCTTCCCCTACGCAGCGCCGAACGAGCAGCGCGCCGCCTTCGCCGCCGCCAATGACGGCCGCCAGCCGCTGGAGCCGGCCATGCGCGTCTCGCAGGTGGTGATCGAGCCGGTGCTGAAGGCGGCGGTCCTGGCCGAGCCGCTGATCGCCTCCCACTGGGGCGCGGCGGTGGAGGATGTGGCCCAGGATGCCGCGGGCGTCACCCTGACGGTGCGCGACCGCGCCTCGGATGCGGTGCGTCAGGTGCGCGGGCGCTATCTGGTCGGCTGCGACGGCGGCGGCAGCGCGGTGCGCCGCGCCCTGGGCCTGGCGGTGGAGGGGCAGCACGCGGTCGCCAATCGCTTCATGATCCACTTCCGCAGCCGCGCGCGCGCCGTGTTGCAGCGCTTCGGCATCGCCTGGCACTATCAGTCGCCCCGGGGCACGCTGATTGCCCAGGACGACGATGCGGTCTACACCCTGCACGCCCGCTTTCCCGACGGCACCGACACCGCCCATGTCGATCCGCTGCCGACTCTGTTCGCGGCGCTCGGCACGGAAATCGACGCGGAAATCCTGGTCGCCAATCCCTGGACGCCGCACCTGTTGCTGGCCGAGCGCTACCGCGAGGGCCGGGTGTTCCTGGCGGGCGACGCCGCGCACCAGTACATCCCCACCGGCGGCTATGGCATGAACACCGGCATCGGCGATGCCATCGCCATCGCCTGGATGCTGGCCGGCGCGGTGCAGGGCTGGGGCGGTCCGGCGCTGCTGGACGCCTACGACGCCGAGCGCCGGCCGATCGGCCGCATCAATCGCGACTGGTCCGAGCGGCACACGGGCGTGCGCCTGGACATCGCCAGCGCCTATGCCGCCCACCCGGACGCCGACCGCGACCCGGCCGAGCGACAGGCATTGGCCAACGCCATCGCGGCGGCGGGCAATCTGGAGAACGAGGCGTTCGGCCTGGAATTCGCCTATCGCTACGACGCCTCGCCCCTGGTCGCCCCGCTGCTGGAACGGGAGCCCGGCCCGGCGCCGCCTGCGGATGTGCGGGCCATCCCGGCCATGGCCTGGCCCGGCATGCGCGCGCCGCACCTGTTCGACGACGCCGGCCGGGCGATCTTCGACCGTCTTGCCGTCAACGGGCTGACCCTGCTGCGGTTCAACGGCCGCGGCGACCCGGCGCCAGTGCGGGACGCGGCCCGGCGGCTCGGCGTGCCGCTGCATCTGGTGGAGGTGCAAAGCGAGCGGGCGCGGCAGGTCTATGGCGCCGACCTGGCCCTGATCCGGCCGGACCAGCACCTGGCCTGGCGGGGGAATGAAGCGGATGGCCAGGCGCTTGCCATTGCCTGCGGCCGGGCGCCCAATGGCGGGACGGAAGGAGCGCCCAACGCATGA
- a CDS encoding TauD/TfdA family dioxygenase has product MLQNSLSIRPSGGGVGAFVEDIDLGHLDDTQAAALKAAIGEHGVLFFREQDIDHASHLAMAEHFGGVNVNRFFAHVAEEPRIAEVRKEPGQKSNIGGGWHTDHSYDQVPAMGSILIARETPPCGGDTLFANMYAAYDSLSDGLKATLEGMNAEHSSRHVFGRNAKRYQDKENDIGERVGNKDEALQDATHPVVIRHPFSGRKALYVNPGFTLRFEGWTDAESKPLLDYLYQHAARPEHTYRFQWANGSVAFWDNRATWHYAVNDYHGHRRLMHRVTIEGEAIGR; this is encoded by the coding sequence ATGTTGCAGAACAGTCTTTCCATTCGCCCGTCCGGCGGCGGTGTCGGCGCTTTTGTCGAGGACATCGATCTCGGTCATTTGGACGATACCCAGGCGGCCGCGCTCAAGGCCGCCATTGGCGAACATGGCGTGTTGTTCTTCCGCGAGCAGGATATCGACCACGCCTCGCACCTGGCCATGGCGGAGCATTTCGGCGGCGTGAACGTCAACCGCTTCTTCGCCCATGTCGCGGAAGAGCCGCGCATCGCCGAAGTGCGCAAGGAGCCGGGGCAGAAGTCGAATATCGGCGGCGGCTGGCACACCGACCATTCCTACGACCAGGTCCCGGCCATGGGCTCGATCCTGATCGCGCGGGAAACGCCGCCCTGCGGTGGCGATACGCTGTTCGCCAACATGTATGCCGCCTATGACAGCCTGTCCGACGGGCTGAAGGCCACGCTGGAGGGGATGAATGCGGAGCACTCCTCGCGCCATGTGTTCGGCCGCAATGCCAAGCGCTATCAGGACAAGGAAAACGATATCGGCGAGCGTGTCGGCAACAAGGACGAGGCGTTGCAGGACGCGACGCACCCGGTGGTGATCCGCCATCCGTTCAGCGGCCGCAAGGCGCTCTACGTCAATCCTGGCTTCACCCTGCGCTTCGAAGGCTGGACCGACGCCGAGAGCAAGCCGCTGCTCGACTATCTCTACCAGCACGCGGCCCGGCCGGAGCACACCTATCGCTTCCAGTGGGCGAACGGGTCGGTGGCATTCTGGGACAACCGCGCCACCTGGCACTATGCGGTGAACGACTATCACGGCCACCGCCGCCTGATGCACCGCGTCACCATCGAGGGCGAGGCCATCGGCCGCTAG
- a CDS encoding acetyl-CoA acetyltransferase: MSECLVGWSHIPFGKRDDDVEAMIVQVANAALVDAGLEAKDVDAVVLGQFNGGFVQQDFPAALVFQADPAFRFKPATRVENACATGSTAIHVGLNAIRARRARVVLVVGAEKMTELPTREVGDVLLKCSYVKEEAQIEAGFAGVFGQVTGRYFQKYGDQSDVLARIAAKNHKNGVDNPYAQMRKDFGFDFCNTVSDKNPLVAGPLRRTDCSLVSDGAAAVVLADMETALRLNKAVVFRAAEQVNDFLPVSRREFLDMEGPALAWQRALASAGLDLLDLDVVETHDCFTPAELLEYEAMGLTPKGRGRLAIDEGWTYKDGKLPVNPSGGLKAKGHPIGATGVSMHAMIAMQMRGEAGGMQIPGAKLGGVFNMGGTAVANFVSILEPLR, translated from the coding sequence ATGAGCGAGTGTCTGGTTGGCTGGTCCCACATCCCGTTCGGCAAGCGCGATGACGATGTCGAAGCCATGATCGTGCAGGTCGCCAATGCCGCCCTCGTCGACGCCGGGCTGGAGGCGAAAGACGTGGACGCGGTCGTTCTCGGCCAGTTCAACGGCGGCTTCGTGCAACAGGATTTCCCGGCCGCCCTGGTGTTCCAGGCCGACCCGGCCTTTCGCTTCAAGCCGGCGACACGGGTGGAGAATGCCTGTGCCACCGGCTCCACCGCGATCCATGTGGGCCTGAACGCGATCCGCGCCCGCCGCGCCCGCGTCGTGCTGGTGGTCGGCGCCGAGAAGATGACGGAACTGCCGACGCGCGAGGTCGGCGACGTGCTGCTGAAATGCTCCTATGTGAAGGAGGAAGCGCAGATCGAGGCCGGGTTCGCCGGCGTGTTCGGCCAGGTCACCGGCCGCTATTTCCAGAAATACGGCGACCAGTCGGACGTGCTGGCCCGCATCGCCGCCAAGAACCACAAGAACGGCGTCGACAATCCGTATGCGCAGATGCGCAAGGATTTCGGCTTCGACTTCTGCAACACGGTCTCGGACAAGAACCCGCTGGTGGCCGGCCCGCTGCGCCGCACCGACTGCTCGCTGGTGAGCGACGGCGCGGCGGCGGTGGTGCTGGCGGACATGGAAACCGCGCTGCGCCTGAACAAGGCGGTGGTGTTCCGCGCGGCCGAGCAGGTGAACGACTTCCTGCCGGTCTCGCGCCGCGAATTCCTGGACATGGAAGGCCCGGCGCTGGCCTGGCAGCGGGCGCTCGCCAGCGCGGGCCTGGACCTGCTGGACCTGGACGTGGTCGAAACCCATGACTGCTTCACCCCGGCCGAACTGCTGGAATACGAGGCCATGGGCCTGACGCCCAAGGGCCGGGGGCGTCTGGCCATCGACGAGGGCTGGACCTACAAGGACGGCAAGCTGCCGGTGAACCCGTCCGGCGGGCTCAAGGCCAAGGGCCACCCCATCGGCGCCACCGGCGTTTCCATGCACGCCATGATTGCCATGCAGATGCGCGGCGAGGCGGGCGGGATGCAGATTCCGGGCGCCAAGCTGGGCGGCGTGTTCAACATGGGCGGCACGGCCGTCGCGAATTTTGTCTCCATCCTGGAACCGTTGCGCTAG
- a CDS encoding MBL fold metallo-hydrolase yields MLTNRIGDIRVDRIIEQEFPMFDPADFLPELTKEMIDPYRSWFEPKCCDPVSGLMTFCMQSYVIRTGQHNILVDTCIGNHKNHPARAPWHQKTDATYMNALKRAGLSVDDIDFVMCTHLHPDHVGWNTRLENGQWVPTFPNAKYIFSEKELAYWEETNAKSEIPYVVESVLPIVRAGRVTKVGHDHQLNDMIWCEPTPGHTPDHMSICMKHGGHTGVITGDLIHSPIQCVYPHIHARPDVDKPLAAKTRRAYLEKYADTDTLICATHFPSPSFGHFVSEGDSFRYRFLSE; encoded by the coding sequence ATGCTGACCAACCGTATCGGCGATATCCGCGTCGACCGGATCATCGAGCAGGAATTCCCCATGTTCGATCCGGCGGACTTCCTGCCGGAACTGACCAAGGAGATGATCGACCCCTACCGCTCCTGGTTCGAGCCGAAATGCTGCGACCCGGTCTCGGGCCTGATGACCTTCTGCATGCAGAGCTATGTCATCCGCACCGGCCAGCACAACATCCTGGTCGACACCTGCATCGGCAATCACAAGAACCACCCGGCCCGCGCGCCCTGGCACCAGAAGACCGACGCCACCTATATGAACGCGCTGAAGCGCGCCGGGCTCTCGGTCGACGACATCGACTTCGTCATGTGCACCCACCTGCACCCCGACCATGTCGGCTGGAACACCCGCCTGGAAAACGGCCAGTGGGTCCCGACCTTCCCCAACGCCAAATACATCTTTTCGGAGAAAGAACTGGCCTATTGGGAAGAGACCAACGCCAAGTCCGAAATCCCCTATGTGGTCGAAAGCGTGCTGCCGATCGTGCGCGCCGGGCGGGTCACCAAGGTCGGCCACGACCACCAGCTGAACGACATGATCTGGTGCGAGCCGACCCCCGGCCACACGCCGGACCATATGAGCATCTGCATGAAGCATGGCGGCCATACGGGCGTCATCACCGGCGACCTGATCCACTCGCCGATCCAGTGCGTCTACCCGCACATCCACGCCCGGCCGGACGTGGACAAGCCGCTGGCCGCCAAGACGCGCCGCGCCTATCTGGAGAAATACGCCGACACCGACACGCTGATCTGCGCCACCCACTTCCCCTCCCCCAGCTTCGGCCATTTCGTGAGCGAGGGCGACAGCTTCCGCTACCGGTTCCTGTCCGAATAG
- a CDS encoding SDR family oxidoreductase: protein MTERVSLVTGAASGIGRATAIRLAAAGDTVIVADINVDGGAETVRRIEAAGGSARFEHLDVANEASVDALAAKAGPVRNLVNCAGLLQTAARVEDMDLGLHDRIWSVNYRGTYLCCRAWGPRIGEAGGGSIVNIGSIAGKRMFPVPAYSPSKMAIHGLTAELAADLGPRGVRVNAVAPGFVLTEAMQANIDAGERDTTLMELQTPLGQLMRPEHIADGIHFLCSDAAAMITGIVLPIDGGWLAGVTYYSFPGLKKN from the coding sequence ATGACAGAGCGTGTCAGCCTGGTAACGGGTGCGGCCAGCGGCATCGGACGGGCGACGGCGATCCGCCTCGCCGCGGCCGGCGATACCGTCATCGTCGCCGATATCAATGTCGACGGCGGCGCCGAGACCGTCCGCCGGATCGAGGCCGCCGGCGGCAGCGCCCGCTTCGAGCATCTGGACGTGGCCAACGAGGCGAGCGTGGATGCGCTCGCCGCCAAGGCCGGGCCGGTCCGCAATCTCGTCAACTGCGCCGGCCTGCTCCAGACCGCGGCGCGGGTCGAGGACATGGACCTGGGGCTGCACGACCGCATCTGGTCGGTGAACTATCGCGGCACCTATCTCTGCTGCCGCGCCTGGGGGCCGCGCATCGGCGAGGCCGGCGGCGGCTCCATCGTCAATATCGGCTCGATCGCCGGCAAGCGCATGTTCCCGGTGCCGGCCTATTCGCCCAGCAAGATGGCGATCCACGGCCTGACCGCCGAACTGGCGGCCGATCTCGGCCCGCGCGGCGTGCGCGTCAACGCCGTCGCCCCCGGCTTCGTACTGACGGAGGCGATGCAGGCCAATATCGACGCCGGCGAGCGCGACACCACCCTGATGGAGTTGCAGACGCCGCTCGGCCAGTTGATGCGGCCGGAGCATATCGCCGACGGCATCCATTTTCTCTGTTCCGACGCGGCGGCGATGATCACCGGGATCGTCTTGCCGATTGACGGCGGCTGGCTGGCCGGCGTCACCTATTATTCCTTTCCCGGCCTGAAGAAAAACTAG
- a CDS encoding Zn-dependent alcohol dehydrogenase produces MKAAVMREAHQPLVIEDVRIDEPGPREVLIKTAACGVCHSDLHFIEGLYPTQMPIVLGHEAAGVVQKVGSQVDYVQPGDHVITCLSAFCGTCEYCITGHLSLCTKAGLERAKGDTPRLGTKEAPMHQFANLSAFAEQMLVHENALVKIDKDMPLDRAALIGCGVTTGVGAVQNTARIHAGETVAVIGCGGVGLSCINGAFIAGASRIIAVDLSATKLNIAKEFGATDVVNPNDGDVAKQVRQLTGGEGVHHAFEAIGLKQTAEDAFRMIRPGGCATIIGMVPVGTKVELHGPEFLREKKMQGSNMGSNRFRIDMPRYIEFYRQGRLKLDEMVSQRIGLGDVNDAFVEMKRGDIARSVIVFD; encoded by the coding sequence ATGAAAGCCGCCGTGATGCGCGAAGCGCACCAGCCCTTGGTCATCGAAGACGTTCGTATCGACGAGCCCGGCCCGCGCGAAGTGCTGATCAAGACCGCCGCCTGCGGCGTCTGCCATTCTGACCTGCATTTCATCGAGGGCCTCTATCCGACCCAGATGCCCATCGTCCTCGGCCACGAGGCCGCGGGCGTGGTGCAGAAGGTCGGCAGCCAGGTCGACTATGTCCAGCCGGGCGACCACGTCATCACCTGTCTCTCGGCCTTTTGCGGCACCTGCGAATACTGCATCACCGGCCATCTCTCGCTCTGCACCAAGGCGGGGCTGGAGCGGGCCAAGGGCGACACGCCGCGCCTCGGCACGAAAGAGGCGCCGATGCACCAGTTCGCCAACCTCTCCGCCTTTGCCGAGCAGATGCTGGTGCATGAGAACGCGCTGGTGAAGATCGACAAGGACATGCCGCTGGACCGCGCCGCCCTGATCGGCTGCGGCGTCACCACCGGCGTCGGCGCGGTGCAGAACACCGCCCGCATCCATGCCGGCGAGACCGTGGCGGTGATCGGCTGCGGCGGCGTCGGCCTCTCGTGCATCAACGGCGCCTTCATCGCCGGCGCCAGCCGCATCATCGCGGTGGACCTGTCGGCGACCAAGCTCAACATCGCCAAGGAGTTCGGCGCCACCGACGTGGTCAACCCGAATGACGGCGACGTCGCCAAACAGGTGCGCCAGCTCACCGGCGGCGAGGGCGTGCACCACGCCTTCGAAGCCATCGGCCTGAAACAGACGGCGGAAGACGCCTTCCGCATGATCCGCCCCGGCGGCTGCGCCACCATTATCGGCATGGTACCGGTCGGCACCAAGGTGGAGTTGCACGGCCCCGAATTCCTGCGCGAAAAGAAAATGCAGGGCTCGAACATGGGCTCGAACCGCTTCCGCATCGACATGCCGCGCTATATCGAATTCTACCGCCAGGGCCGGCTGAAACTGGACGAAATGGTCAGCCAGCGCATCGGCCTCGGCGACGTGAACGACGCCTTTGTCGAGATGAAACGCGGCGATATCGCCCGCAGCGTCATCGTCTTCGACTGA
- a CDS encoding TauD/TfdA family dioxygenase yields the protein MPFTIRPLDAPLGAEVIGFDIDRDATPEATRRLKDAWLQYVVLCFRGQDVGPGDFVRLARLFGTPTPQPLQRPEYQVEGYPELRVLSSQQRDTLGDNRLLRVGGSWHSDHSHQQEPPRGTMLHALQLPSRGGNTGFTDQHAAYNALSPAMKERVAGLRVHHVYNSPYAPRKMQTLSATETREAAPQALHPLVRPHPVDGRPALYLNPIRTASIEGMTDEEAQALLGELLEHSTQPQFRYFHEWQKDDVLIWDNPQALHMASHDYPEDELRLMHRTLVRM from the coding sequence ATGCCCTTCACCATCCGCCCGCTGGACGCGCCGCTGGGCGCGGAAGTCATCGGCTTCGACATCGACCGCGACGCCACGCCCGAGGCGACCCGGCGCCTGAAAGACGCCTGGCTGCAATATGTCGTGCTCTGCTTCCGCGGCCAGGATGTCGGGCCCGGCGATTTCGTCCGCCTCGCCCGGCTGTTCGGCACGCCGACGCCGCAGCCGCTGCAACGGCCGGAATACCAGGTCGAGGGCTATCCGGAACTGCGCGTGCTCTCCAGCCAGCAGCGCGACACGCTGGGCGACAACCGGCTGCTGCGCGTCGGCGGAAGCTGGCATTCCGACCACTCGCACCAGCAGGAACCGCCGCGCGGAACCATGCTGCACGCGCTGCAACTGCCGAGCCGCGGCGGCAATACCGGCTTCACCGACCAGCACGCCGCCTATAACGCGCTGTCGCCGGCGATGAAGGAGCGGGTGGCGGGCCTGCGCGTGCACCATGTCTACAACAGCCCCTACGCGCCCCGCAAAATGCAGACGCTGAGCGCGACGGAGACAAGGGAGGCGGCGCCGCAGGCACTGCATCCGCTGGTGCGGCCGCATCCGGTCGACGGCCGCCCGGCGCTCTATCTGAACCCGATCCGCACCGCCAGCATCGAAGGCATGACGGACGAGGAGGCTCAGGCATTGCTCGGCGAGCTGCTGGAGCATTCGACCCAGCCGCAGTTCCGCTATTTCCACGAGTGGCAGAAGGACGACGTGCTGATCTGGGACAACCCCCAGGCGCTGCACATGGCCTCGCATGACTATCCCGAGGACGAACTCCGCCTGATGCATCGCACCCTGGTGCGGATGTAG
- a CDS encoding CoA transferase, producing MYDLLSGMRIVEGSAFVAAPMGGMTLAQLGADVIRFDDIGGALDGQRWPVTRTGESLYWASLNKGKRSIAVDVRRPEGRELLQGLITAPGPDAGLFITNLPSRGWNAYESLVQRRADLIMVSLSGTRDGRAQVDYTVNAAMGFPMVTGPEGHEGPVNNVLPAWDIAAALTLSTGLLAAERRRSRTGVGSWLKLSLYDVALAATATLGYVAEAEVNGDVRPRLGNHIFGTFGQSFRCADGRHVMICLFTGRHVRALREMIGADAVAAIEAAEAADLTDEADRYRARAALEAAIGEWVVARPFADVAAMLENTGALWGPYRSFAEAAAETRNHPLFATIDQPGIGSYPVPGSPIDVHELARLEPKPAPRHGQHTDEVLAEILGLSAGEIGRLHDAGVVAGPS from the coding sequence ATGTACGATCTTCTCTCCGGCATGCGGATCGTCGAAGGGTCGGCGTTCGTGGCGGCCCCGATGGGCGGCATGACGTTGGCCCAGCTGGGCGCCGACGTGATCCGGTTCGACGACATTGGCGGCGCGCTCGATGGCCAGCGCTGGCCGGTCACCCGCACCGGCGAGAGCCTCTACTGGGCCAGCCTGAACAAGGGCAAGCGCTCCATCGCCGTGGATGTCCGCCGTCCGGAAGGGCGGGAATTGTTGCAGGGCCTGATCACGGCGCCGGGGCCGGACGCGGGCCTGTTCATCACCAATCTGCCGAGCCGCGGCTGGAACGCGTACGAGAGCCTGGTGCAGCGCCGCGCCGACCTGATCATGGTCAGCCTGAGCGGCACACGGGACGGCCGGGCGCAGGTGGACTACACCGTGAACGCCGCCATGGGTTTTCCCATGGTCACCGGACCCGAAGGCCATGAAGGGCCGGTGAACAACGTGCTGCCCGCCTGGGATATCGCGGCGGCGCTGACCCTCTCCACCGGCCTGCTGGCGGCGGAGCGGCGGCGCAGCCGCACCGGCGTCGGAAGCTGGCTCAAACTCTCGCTCTACGACGTCGCCCTGGCGGCGACGGCGACGCTCGGCTATGTGGCGGAAGCGGAGGTCAACGGCGATGTCCGGCCGCGGCTCGGCAACCATATTTTCGGCACGTTCGGGCAAAGCTTCCGCTGTGCCGACGGGCGCCATGTGATGATCTGCCTGTTCACGGGCCGCCATGTGCGCGCGCTGCGCGAGATGATCGGTGCCGACGCGGTCGCGGCGATCGAAGCGGCCGAAGCCGCGGACCTGACGGACGAGGCCGACCGCTATCGGGCGCGGGCGGCATTGGAAGCGGCGATCGGCGAATGGGTGGTGGCCCGGCCGTTCGCGGACGTGGCGGCGATGCTGGAGAACACCGGCGCCCTCTGGGGGCCGTATCGGAGCTTTGCCGAGGCGGCGGCGGAGACCCGCAACCACCCGCTGTTCGCGACCATCGACCAGCCGGGGATCGGGTCCTACCCGGTGCCGGGCTCACCCATCGACGTGCACGAACTGGCCCGCCTGGAGCCGAAGCCGGCGCCGCGGCACGGCCAGCACACCGACGAGGTGCTCGCGGAAATCCTGGGCCTGAGCGCCGGCGAGATCGGCCGGCTGCACGATGCCGGCGTGGTTGCCGGGCCGTCTTAA